The following coding sequences are from one Thiohalorhabdus sp. Cl-TMA window:
- a CDS encoding shikimate kinase: MPGDKVYLVGPMGAGKSTVARLLAPRLQAGVVDLDAEIEDAFGRSIPELFAEHGESGFRDREERVLAEVAQRPGPLVVATGGGVILRDANRRVMAASGTMVYLHADVDTLLARTAGSANRPLLQVADPRAKLAALQAERDPLYREAAILVEGAESSPAEVAEEILHRLADAGDTPVE; encoded by the coding sequence TTGCCGGGCGACAAGGTCTATCTGGTGGGCCCCATGGGCGCGGGCAAGTCGACGGTGGCCAGACTCCTGGCCCCCCGGCTGCAGGCCGGCGTGGTGGACCTGGACGCCGAGATCGAGGATGCCTTCGGCCGCTCCATCCCGGAGCTCTTCGCGGAGCACGGCGAGTCCGGCTTCCGGGACCGGGAGGAACGGGTCCTGGCCGAGGTGGCGCAGCGTCCGGGGCCCCTGGTGGTTGCCACGGGCGGCGGCGTGATCCTGCGCGACGCCAACCGGCGGGTCATGGCCGCAAGCGGCACCATGGTCTATCTCCATGCGGACGTGGATACCCTGCTCGCCCGTACCGCGGGTAGCGCCAACCGCCCACTGCTGCAGGTGGCGGATCCGCGCGCCAAGCTGGCGGCGCTCCAGGCGGAGCGCGACCCCCTCTACCGCGAGGCGGCCATCCTGGTGGAAGGCGCGGAGAGCAGTCCGGCAGAGGTGGCCGAGGAGATCCTCCATCGGCTGGCCGATGCGGGAGACACCCCGGTAGAATAG
- a CDS encoding YdcH family protein has translation MATEVDHLDDELARSNGHFHNLLERHRGLDDQIDELEDGRGHVDDLELSRLKRERLYVKQQLEFMRRKLRPNGE, from the coding sequence ATGGCGACAGAGGTGGACCACCTGGACGATGAGCTGGCCCGGAGCAACGGCCACTTCCACAATCTGCTGGAACGCCACCGCGGACTGGACGATCAGATCGACGAGCTCGAGGACGGACGCGGGCACGTGGACGATCTGGAGCTGAGCAGGCTCAAGCGGGAACGACTATACGTGAAGCAGCAGCTGGAGTTCATGCGAAGGAAGCTGCGGCCCAACGGAGAATAG
- the pilQ gene encoding type IV pilus secretin PilQ: MAWRNLWLPAAILTVLFQALVSTVSAAEVRVSGVELFEEGESTGVLLTGNGALTYRLLSQEEPPRVLVQLPGAEVRPSALPEVTSKGLVRNVKLHTREGQPPRLELLLARAAEAQATREGSALTVTLSPKEGAAADDAQAESGDAQGPPQLRDYAVSATQDGARLLFKTSHKVRRFQSFQLDGPPRLVLDLYGAASALPRKAYDLDHPLLKRVRFGERDDRTRVVLELKERVTHSVEPTGQGLRLALRRTSAREGFRHVRDVNFTVGPKPDVGQLEVKLDRTGAEARVQREEGRVVLDLPKTRLPERLQKRLVVTDFGTAVKTVDLYQKGDRVRAVLSGSGPLDPTTYQLDGKLVLNVGKKEAEKAKRGLSATGKPYEGEKLSLNFQNIDVRQALNILADFADLNIVASDSVAGQLTLRLQEVPWDQALDLILDSQGLGMVREGNVIRVAPQAELQKQREQKMQAELKKQQLVPLKTEIIQVNYAKAGEIKSLLENQAGGEGKGGGMLSQRGNISVDARTNSLLVRETPEQIRAIRKLVEKLDRPTRQVMIEARIVKIDTSYERNLGVRWGGSYTNNSGTNTVSGTLAGAQAGTPALALDLPAAGASGGGPASLGMRLGSISNNATLDLELQAIEAEGNGKVISSPRVVTANQQEATIEQGTEIPYQQATSSGATSVSFKKAVLSLAVTPQITPDGRLIMDVNASNDTVGQSTVAGPAIDTEEVETQVLVDDGETVVIGGIYAKSEREDRTGVPLLRKIPLLGWLFRTKSVTSQKNELLIFLTPRIVDEQPLAMQGKTE, translated from the coding sequence GTGGCTTGGCGGAATCTTTGGCTACCCGCCGCAATTCTGACCGTTCTGTTTCAGGCCCTGGTCTCCACGGTTTCCGCGGCCGAGGTCCGGGTAAGCGGTGTGGAGCTCTTCGAGGAGGGGGAGAGCACGGGCGTGCTCCTGACCGGGAACGGGGCCCTCACCTACCGGCTGCTTTCCCAGGAGGAGCCACCGCGCGTCCTCGTCCAGCTACCGGGTGCGGAGGTTCGTCCTTCCGCCCTGCCGGAGGTTACCTCCAAGGGCTTGGTGCGCAACGTCAAGCTCCATACCCGGGAAGGCCAGCCCCCTAGGCTCGAGCTCCTCCTGGCGCGGGCGGCCGAGGCGCAGGCCACCCGGGAAGGCTCCGCCCTGACCGTGACCCTGTCGCCCAAGGAGGGCGCCGCGGCGGATGACGCGCAGGCGGAGAGCGGCGATGCGCAGGGGCCGCCGCAGCTCCGCGATTACGCCGTTTCCGCCACCCAGGACGGTGCTCGGCTCCTGTTCAAGACCAGCCACAAGGTCCGGCGCTTCCAATCCTTCCAGCTGGATGGTCCGCCCCGTCTCGTTCTGGACTTGTACGGTGCCGCCTCGGCCCTGCCCAGGAAAGCCTACGACCTGGACCATCCGCTGCTGAAGCGGGTCCGGTTCGGCGAGCGGGACGACCGGACCCGGGTGGTTCTGGAGCTGAAGGAGCGGGTCACCCACAGCGTGGAGCCCACCGGTCAGGGCCTGCGCTTGGCCCTTCGGCGCACCAGCGCCCGGGAAGGCTTCCGTCACGTGCGGGACGTGAATTTCACCGTGGGGCCCAAGCCGGACGTGGGCCAGCTGGAAGTGAAGCTGGACCGCACGGGTGCCGAGGCCCGGGTGCAGCGGGAAGAGGGGCGCGTGGTTCTGGATCTGCCCAAGACCCGGCTTCCGGAACGTCTGCAGAAGCGCCTAGTGGTGACGGACTTCGGCACCGCGGTAAAGACCGTGGATCTTTACCAGAAAGGGGACCGTGTCCGCGCGGTCCTTTCCGGGTCGGGTCCGCTGGACCCCACCACCTACCAGCTGGACGGCAAGCTGGTTCTGAACGTCGGCAAGAAGGAGGCCGAAAAGGCCAAGCGGGGCCTTTCCGCCACCGGGAAGCCCTACGAAGGGGAAAAGCTGAGCCTCAACTTCCAGAATATCGACGTCCGGCAGGCGCTGAATATCCTCGCGGATTTCGCCGACCTGAACATCGTCGCCAGCGACAGCGTGGCGGGGCAGCTCACGCTACGACTGCAGGAGGTTCCCTGGGACCAGGCACTGGACCTTATACTGGATAGCCAGGGGCTCGGCATGGTCCGGGAGGGCAACGTCATCCGCGTGGCGCCCCAGGCGGAGCTGCAGAAGCAGCGCGAGCAGAAGATGCAGGCGGAGCTCAAGAAGCAGCAGCTGGTCCCGCTGAAGACCGAGATCATCCAGGTCAATTACGCCAAGGCCGGGGAGATCAAGAGCCTGCTGGAGAACCAGGCCGGTGGCGAGGGCAAGGGCGGCGGCATGCTCTCGCAGCGCGGCAACATCAGCGTGGATGCGCGCACCAACAGCCTGCTGGTCCGCGAGACGCCCGAGCAGATCCGGGCCATCCGCAAGCTGGTGGAGAAGCTCGACCGGCCCACCCGGCAGGTGATGATCGAGGCCCGTATCGTCAAGATCGATACCTCCTACGAGCGCAATCTGGGAGTGCGCTGGGGCGGCAGCTATACCAACAATTCAGGCACCAACACCGTCTCCGGTACCCTGGCCGGCGCGCAGGCCGGCACCCCCGCCCTCGCCCTGGACCTTCCGGCGGCGGGCGCCAGCGGGGGTGGTCCGGCCTCGCTGGGGATGCGGCTGGGCAGCATCTCCAACAACGCCACCCTGGACCTGGAGCTTCAGGCCATCGAAGCGGAGGGCAACGGCAAGGTGATCTCCAGCCCGCGGGTGGTGACCGCCAACCAGCAGGAAGCCACCATCGAGCAGGGAACCGAGATCCCCTATCAGCAGGCCACCTCCTCCGGGGCCACCTCGGTGTCCTTCAAGAAGGCGGTGCTGAGCCTGGCGGTGACGCCTCAGATTACCCCCGACGGGCGGCTCATCATGGACGTCAACGCCAGCAACGACACAGTCGGCCAAAGCACGGTGGCGGGCCCCGCCATCGACACCGAGGAAGTGGAGACCCAGGTCCTGGTGGATGACGGGGAAACGGTGGTCATCGGCGGCATCTACGCCAAATCGGAGCGGGAGGATCGGACGGGGGTCCCCCTGCTCCGGAAGATCCCCCTGCTCGGCTGGCTGTTCCGCACCAAGAGCGTGACCTCGCAGAAGAACGAGCTGCTGATCTTCCTGACCCCGCGGATCGTGGACGAGCAGCCGCTGGCCATGCAGGGGAAGACGGAATAG
- the hemE gene encoding uroporphyrinogen decarboxylase, translating into MTRPDNDTFLRACRREPVPYTPVWLMRQAGRYLPEYRRVRERAGDFLSLCRSPEMATEVTLQPVDRLGVDAAILFSDILTIPAAMNRGLRFATGEGPVIDHPVRTAADVDALPVPDPGAELRYVPDAVAAVRKALNNRVPLIGFAGSPWTLATYMVEGGSSKTYGIIKRLAYDEPSVLHRLLDKLALAVTDYLNAQIEAGAQAVQIFDTWGGVLTPPAYRELSLGYMQRIVNGLHTTADGERVPVILFTKGGGAWLEEMAETGADVLGLDWQTDPAEARRRVGSRVALQGNMDPAVLYAGPERIRREVARTLDAFGPAPGHVFNLGHGVSPDVPPEHAEAFVAAVHELSAAR; encoded by the coding sequence ATGACGCGCCCCGACAACGACACTTTCCTGCGCGCCTGCCGGCGCGAGCCCGTCCCCTACACGCCGGTCTGGCTCATGCGGCAGGCCGGCCGTTATCTGCCCGAGTACCGCCGGGTCCGGGAACGGGCCGGGGATTTCCTGAGCCTGTGCCGCAGCCCGGAAATGGCCACCGAGGTCACACTGCAGCCCGTGGACCGGCTGGGGGTGGACGCGGCCATCCTGTTCTCCGACATCCTCACCATCCCCGCGGCCATGAACCGAGGCCTACGCTTCGCCACCGGCGAGGGACCGGTCATCGACCATCCCGTGCGCACCGCCGCGGACGTGGATGCCCTGCCCGTTCCCGACCCCGGCGCGGAGCTGCGCTATGTACCGGACGCGGTGGCGGCCGTCCGCAAGGCCCTGAACAACCGCGTGCCGCTCATCGGCTTCGCGGGATCGCCCTGGACCCTGGCCACCTACATGGTGGAAGGCGGCTCCTCGAAGACCTACGGGATCATCAAGCGGCTCGCCTATGACGAGCCCTCCGTGCTCCATCGTCTTCTGGACAAGCTGGCCCTGGCGGTGACGGACTACCTGAACGCCCAGATCGAGGCCGGGGCCCAGGCTGTGCAGATCTTCGATACCTGGGGCGGCGTGCTCACACCGCCCGCCTACCGGGAGCTCAGCCTCGGCTACATGCAGCGAATCGTGAACGGCCTGCACACTACCGCCGATGGTGAGCGTGTACCGGTGATCCTGTTCACCAAGGGGGGCGGCGCCTGGCTGGAGGAGATGGCCGAAACCGGGGCCGATGTGCTGGGTCTGGATTGGCAGACGGACCCCGCAGAGGCCCGCCGGCGCGTCGGCAGCCGGGTGGCCCTCCAGGGCAACATGGACCCGGCGGTGCTCTACGCCGGTCCGGAGCGCATCCGTCGGGAGGTGGCCCGCACCCTGGACGCCTTCGGTCCGGCTCCGGGCCATGTCTTCAATCTCGGGCACGGGGTCAGTCCGGATGTCCCGCCCGAGCATGCCGAGGCCTTCGTGGCGGCGGTCCACGAGCTGAGCGCGGCGCGCTGA
- a CDS encoding type 4a pilus biogenesis protein PilO codes for MDIQDLDLEAALRAPDWVKAVVLLVVVALIGSAFWWFVYAPHQEAVQRMEDRVASLKARYQRKKRQVANLPALREQYQQLEKRMGRALEQLPDRSEVASLLVEVTRAGRSEGLSFELFRPAEEKPQDFYAVLPVEVEVRGSYNAMGRFLAATASLPRIVNIGDIQLSGGEGGELTMKGQARTFRYLGEEEQ; via the coding sequence ATGGACATCCAGGATCTGGACCTTGAGGCGGCCCTGCGCGCACCCGACTGGGTGAAGGCCGTGGTGCTGCTGGTGGTGGTGGCGCTCATCGGCTCCGCCTTCTGGTGGTTCGTCTACGCGCCGCACCAGGAGGCGGTACAGCGGATGGAGGACCGGGTGGCGAGCCTGAAGGCCCGGTACCAGCGCAAGAAGCGGCAGGTGGCCAACCTCCCGGCGCTGCGCGAGCAGTACCAGCAGCTGGAGAAGCGGATGGGCCGCGCCCTCGAGCAGCTACCCGACCGCTCCGAGGTGGCGAGCCTGCTGGTGGAGGTAACCCGCGCCGGTCGCTCGGAGGGCCTCAGCTTCGAGCTGTTCCGGCCGGCGGAGGAGAAGCCCCAGGATTTCTATGCCGTGCTCCCCGTGGAAGTGGAGGTGCGCGGCAGCTATAACGCCATGGGTCGGTTCCTGGCCGCCACCGCCTCCCTGCCCCGGATCGTGAATATCGGCGATATCCAGTTGAGCGGCGGCGAAGGGGGAGAGCTGACCATGAAAGGACAGGCGCGGACCTTCCGGTATCTGGGTGAGGAGGAGCAGTGA
- a CDS encoding penicillin-binding protein 1A, with translation MVLIGAVSGLGGYLWLSSKLPPITALTNYQPKTPMRIFARDGQLIGEFGSQRRLPLPPEAIPEELKDAFLAAEDSSFFDHPGIDIPGIVRALIADIKAGAPVQGASTITQQVARTFLLTRERTIMRKLREMLLAFRIERRLTKPEILHLYLNQIYLGNGAYGVEAAAQNYWGKSVHELTLAETAMLGGLPKAPSAYNPAEHPERARHRRDYVLRRMRATGMASPEAVDKALSTPIHAGDHDPETTPMPQVAEEVRRRIVEQFGQERAYTAGLRVFTTVDPAMQAQARTAVQQGLLDYGYRHGYRGPEQHWDLEKLRQKAAGEAGPEGTPLPAVEAPSGETRAEKEPLPFKEILLKRLEGIREAGPLHTGVVLHLGEKKPEAEKTDGKGAEEDPPRTARVLLSDGREITLQWKGIRWARPYKSATQRAPRPESADAVLAPGDVIRLEKRPKGPWFLSQVPEVQGAFVAMDPDSGRIRAMIGGFDPQLSQFNRATQARRQPGSSFKPFLYAAGLSKNMTPATLINDAPIVFEDEALETRWTPENYSEKFYGPTRLRKGLEHSRNLVTIRLVRRMGIDYAVDFVSKFGFEPKDLPQNLSLSLGSASLSPMQVVRGYAVFANGGLRVDPILIERVEDRHGRPVMRNIARSRCIQCHRASNPEELDPEELVAHPEMRFHESIRPVRVLSPQVNYQMVSLLRGVVERGTGWRAKRLGLPLAGKTGTSNDQRDAWFLGFSNDLVGGAFVGFDKPKTLGSNETGSRAAAPIWVDFMRETLKGRDVHKFEQPEGVVNVRIDAETGKLAAPWSDETLFEYFRKGNAPTQVTPRPASISSGSDSSGGGQDSGESGGDRKPQSSSGSSQMMEDLF, from the coding sequence TTGGTCCTCATCGGGGCGGTAAGCGGTCTCGGCGGCTATCTCTGGCTCAGCTCGAAGCTCCCCCCGATCACCGCGCTGACCAACTATCAGCCCAAGACCCCCATGCGGATCTTCGCCCGGGACGGCCAGCTCATCGGTGAATTCGGCAGCCAGCGGCGCCTGCCCCTGCCGCCGGAGGCGATTCCGGAGGAGCTGAAGGACGCTTTCCTGGCGGCGGAGGACTCCAGCTTCTTCGACCACCCCGGCATCGACATTCCCGGGATCGTCCGCGCCCTGATCGCCGACATCAAGGCGGGCGCCCCGGTCCAGGGAGCCTCCACCATCACCCAGCAGGTGGCGCGCACCTTCCTGCTGACCCGGGAGCGCACCATCATGCGCAAGCTCCGGGAAATGCTGCTCGCCTTCCGCATCGAACGACGGCTCACCAAGCCGGAGATCCTGCATCTGTATCTGAACCAGATCTACCTGGGCAACGGCGCCTACGGGGTGGAGGCCGCCGCCCAGAACTACTGGGGCAAGTCGGTCCACGAGCTGACCCTGGCCGAGACGGCCATGCTCGGCGGCCTGCCCAAGGCCCCCTCCGCGTATAACCCCGCGGAGCATCCCGAGCGGGCCCGGCACCGCCGGGATTACGTCCTGCGCCGCATGCGGGCCACCGGCATGGCCAGCCCCGAGGCCGTTGACAAGGCGCTGAGCACCCCCATCCACGCGGGCGATCACGACCCCGAAACCACGCCCATGCCCCAGGTCGCCGAGGAAGTGCGCCGGCGAATTGTGGAGCAGTTCGGCCAGGAGCGCGCCTACACGGCCGGGCTCCGGGTATTCACCACCGTGGACCCGGCCATGCAGGCCCAGGCCCGTACCGCCGTCCAACAGGGCTTGCTGGATTACGGATACCGGCACGGCTACCGGGGCCCGGAGCAGCACTGGGACCTGGAAAAGCTCCGCCAAAAGGCGGCAGGCGAGGCGGGGCCGGAGGGTACGCCCCTGCCCGCGGTGGAGGCACCTTCCGGGGAAACGCGAGCGGAGAAGGAGCCGCTTCCCTTCAAGGAGATCCTGCTAAAGCGGCTGGAAGGGATCCGGGAGGCCGGCCCCCTGCATACCGGAGTGGTTCTCCACCTCGGCGAGAAAAAGCCCGAGGCGGAAAAGACCGACGGCAAGGGAGCAGAGGAGGATCCCCCCCGCACGGCCCGGGTGCTGCTGTCCGACGGGCGGGAGATCACCCTCCAGTGGAAAGGTATCCGCTGGGCACGGCCCTACAAGTCGGCCACCCAGCGCGCCCCGCGCCCCGAGTCCGCGGATGCGGTCCTGGCGCCGGGCGACGTCATCCGGCTGGAGAAGCGTCCCAAGGGCCCCTGGTTCCTCAGCCAGGTTCCCGAGGTCCAGGGCGCCTTCGTGGCCATGGACCCCGACTCCGGGCGGATTCGCGCCATGATCGGCGGCTTCGATCCCCAGCTCTCGCAGTTCAACCGCGCCACCCAGGCGCGCCGCCAGCCGGGCTCCTCCTTCAAGCCGTTCCTGTACGCCGCCGGCCTTTCCAAGAACATGACGCCGGCCACGCTCATCAACGACGCCCCCATCGTCTTCGAGGACGAGGCCCTGGAGACCCGCTGGACGCCCGAGAACTACTCGGAGAAGTTCTACGGACCCACCCGCCTGCGCAAGGGTCTGGAGCACTCGCGGAACCTGGTGACCATCCGGCTGGTGCGCCGCATGGGCATCGACTACGCCGTGGACTTCGTCTCCAAGTTCGGCTTCGAGCCCAAGGATCTGCCCCAGAACCTCTCTCTTTCCCTGGGCTCCGCCTCGTTGTCCCCCATGCAGGTGGTGCGGGGCTACGCCGTCTTCGCCAACGGCGGTCTGCGGGTGGACCCCATCCTTATCGAGCGGGTGGAGGACCGCCACGGCCGCCCGGTGATGCGGAACATCGCCCGGTCCCGGTGCATCCAGTGTCACCGGGCTTCCAACCCCGAGGAGCTGGACCCCGAGGAGCTGGTGGCGCACCCGGAGATGCGCTTCCACGAATCCATTCGCCCCGTCCGGGTTTTGTCGCCCCAGGTGAACTACCAGATGGTAAGCCTGTTGCGCGGCGTAGTGGAGCGGGGTACCGGCTGGCGCGCCAAGCGGCTCGGGCTGCCGCTGGCGGGGAAGACGGGGACCAGTAACGACCAGCGGGACGCTTGGTTCCTGGGCTTCTCCAATGACCTGGTGGGCGGTGCCTTCGTCGGCTTCGACAAGCCCAAGACTCTGGGCAGCAACGAGACCGGCTCGCGGGCAGCGGCTCCGATCTGGGTTGATTTCATGCGGGAGACCCTGAAGGGCCGCGACGTCCATAAATTCGAGCAGCCCGAGGGGGTGGTAAACGTGCGCATCGATGCGGAGACCGGCAAGCTGGCCGCGCCGTGGAGCGACGAGACCCTGTTCGAGTATTTCCGCAAGGGGAATGCGCCCACGCAGGTGACGCCGCGGCCGGCCTCCATCTCCTCCGGCTCCGATTCCTCCGGCGGCGGGCAGGATTCCGGCGAGTCGGGCGGGGACCGGAAGCCGCAATCGAGCTCCGGCTCCTCGCAGATGATGGAGGACCTGTTCTAG
- the aroB gene encoding 3-dehydroquinate synthase gives MKTLTVALGERSYPIHIGPDLLKTGSLVADTLPAPRAVLVTNETVGPLYARQLADGLEAAGVTLLDRIELADGEQHKTPATLEQVYDRLLEARADRKTAVIALGGGVVGDLAGFAAATYQRGVPFVQVPTTLLAQVDAAVGGKTAVNHRLGKNMIGAFYQPRVVLADTDSLGTLPDRELRAGFAEVVKYGLIRDPAFFAYLEEHAQAILARDPEALSEAIYRSCRNKAEVVAADEREADQRALLNLGHTFAHAIETGTGYTDWLHGEAVAAGMVMAAEVSRRAGLLSESDTQRITALLKASGLPVKGPADLATDRYLEIMGVDKKASGGAVRYILLEGIGRAFMTAEVPEAVVREAIDACR, from the coding sequence ATGAAAACGTTGACCGTAGCGCTCGGCGAGCGCAGCTACCCCATCCACATTGGCCCGGACCTTCTCAAGACCGGGTCCCTGGTCGCCGATACCCTGCCGGCCCCCAGGGCGGTTCTGGTGACGAACGAGACCGTCGGACCCCTGTATGCCCGGCAGCTCGCCGATGGCCTGGAGGCGGCGGGGGTGACCCTGCTGGACCGGATTGAGCTGGCCGACGGCGAGCAGCACAAGACCCCGGCCACCCTGGAGCAGGTCTACGATCGGCTCCTGGAGGCACGGGCGGACCGCAAGACCGCGGTGATCGCCTTGGGCGGCGGCGTGGTTGGCGACTTGGCGGGCTTCGCCGCGGCCACCTATCAGCGCGGCGTACCCTTCGTGCAGGTGCCCACGACCCTGCTGGCCCAGGTGGATGCGGCCGTGGGCGGCAAGACGGCGGTGAATCATCGCCTGGGCAAGAACATGATCGGGGCCTTTTACCAGCCCCGGGTGGTGCTCGCCGATACCGATTCCCTGGGCACCCTCCCGGACCGCGAGCTGCGGGCGGGATTCGCCGAGGTGGTGAAATACGGCCTGATCCGCGATCCGGCGTTCTTCGCCTACCTGGAAGAGCACGCCCAAGCGATCTTGGCGCGGGATCCCGAAGCGCTGAGCGAGGCCATCTACCGTTCCTGCCGCAACAAGGCCGAGGTGGTGGCAGCCGACGAGCGGGAAGCCGACCAGCGGGCCCTGCTCAACCTGGGCCATACCTTCGCCCACGCCATCGAGACGGGCACCGGCTATACGGACTGGCTGCACGGCGAGGCGGTGGCGGCGGGCATGGTAATGGCCGCGGAGGTGTCCCGCCGGGCGGGGCTCCTGTCCGAGTCGGATACGCAGCGGATCACCGCGCTTCTGAAGGCTTCCGGACTGCCCGTTAAGGGTCCCGCAGACCTGGCCACGGACCGCTATCTGGAGATCATGGGCGTGGACAAGAAGGCCTCGGGGGGTGCAGTGCGCTATATCCTCCTCGAAGGGATCGGGCGCGCATTCATGACCGCCGAGGTGCCGGAGGCGGTGGTCAGGGAGGCCATCGACGCCTGCCGCTAG
- a CDS encoding PilN domain-containing protein: MIRINLLPYREQRRKAQLRRDGIGAGIFLVIVAGLLVATYLHLQGVESRHKARVEYMKTALSKIRDQLDEVDKLKEKRADLVKKLGVIKDLQEGRDRSVRLFETLGRAVPEEVSLQSVRQQDSGLQLEGEARSNSDISSFMRRLEASDLFADPDLEVITNSNRNGNPVKTFKMGVRMADAAQGSGEKDGDSGKGG; encoded by the coding sequence GTGATCCGTATCAACCTCCTTCCCTACCGGGAACAGCGGCGCAAGGCGCAGCTGCGTCGGGATGGGATTGGTGCCGGCATCTTCCTGGTGATCGTGGCGGGCCTGCTAGTGGCCACCTACCTGCACCTGCAGGGGGTGGAGAGCCGGCACAAGGCCCGCGTGGAGTACATGAAGACCGCCCTGTCCAAGATCCGCGACCAGCTCGACGAGGTGGACAAGCTCAAGGAGAAGCGCGCCGACCTGGTGAAGAAGCTGGGCGTGATCAAGGACCTGCAGGAAGGCCGGGACCGCTCGGTGCGCCTGTTCGAGACCCTCGGTCGGGCCGTACCCGAGGAGGTCTCCCTGCAATCGGTCCGCCAGCAGGATTCGGGCCTGCAGCTCGAGGGGGAGGCCCGCTCCAACAGCGATATCTCCAGCTTCATGCGCCGCCTGGAGGCCTCGGACCTGTTCGCCGATCCGGATCTGGAGGTCATCACCAACAGCAACCGGAACGGCAACCCCGTAAAGACCTTCAAGATGGGCGTGCGGATGGCGGACGCCGCGCAGGGATCGGGCGAAAAGGACGGCGATTCGGGCAAGGGGGGCTGA
- the pilM gene encoding type IV pilus assembly protein PilM has translation MPKLYNKPLFGLDLSTTSVKAVEMDRRGRTYRLQGYAIEPLPAGAVNDHAVVDSEAVAAAITRARKGAKARQKYVAASVAGAAVITKKISIPAGLDEVGQQSQVEMEADHHLPAGIESMYLDYQVLGPDPADEANQLEVLLVACKRDVVDGHVAAIEAAGLKASVIDVDPFAVESAFELGAPDEYMGKTVALLNIGAQVTNINVLHKAQSIFTRDHYFGGQQLVESLAESYGWEDSQAEQRLARGELPEDYPQRVQGPFLQNLALEIGRSMDFYASNQPDHPVDWVVVSGGCALLPGLTEALEEQLDVQVSIANPFPKMKVGGGVKQNSLDKVAPRLMVATGLALRSFDP, from the coding sequence ATGCCCAAGCTGTATAACAAACCCCTTTTCGGGCTCGATCTGTCCACTACCTCGGTGAAGGCCGTGGAGATGGACCGGCGGGGCCGCACCTACCGCCTGCAGGGGTACGCCATCGAGCCGCTGCCCGCCGGGGCCGTGAACGACCACGCGGTGGTCGATTCCGAGGCGGTGGCCGCGGCCATCACCCGGGCCCGCAAGGGGGCCAAGGCACGCCAGAAATACGTGGCCGCCAGCGTAGCCGGTGCAGCGGTGATCACCAAGAAAATTTCCATCCCCGCCGGCCTCGACGAGGTGGGTCAGCAGTCCCAGGTGGAAATGGAGGCCGACCACCACCTGCCCGCCGGTATCGAGTCCATGTACCTGGATTACCAGGTCCTGGGGCCGGATCCCGCCGACGAGGCCAACCAGCTCGAGGTGCTGCTGGTGGCCTGCAAGCGGGATGTGGTGGACGGTCACGTGGCGGCCATCGAGGCCGCCGGGCTCAAGGCCTCGGTGATCGACGTGGACCCCTTCGCGGTGGAGTCGGCCTTCGAGCTCGGGGCCCCCGACGAGTACATGGGAAAGACGGTGGCCCTGCTCAACATCGGCGCCCAGGTCACCAATATCAATGTCCTCCACAAGGCCCAGTCCATCTTCACCCGCGACCACTACTTCGGCGGGCAGCAGCTGGTGGAATCCCTGGCCGAATCCTACGGGTGGGAGGACAGTCAGGCCGAGCAGCGGCTGGCCCGCGGCGAGCTGCCCGAGGATTACCCGCAGCGGGTCCAGGGGCCCTTCCTCCAGAACCTGGCCCTGGAGATCGGCCGCAGCATGGATTTCTACGCCTCCAACCAGCCCGATCACCCCGTGGACTGGGTGGTGGTCTCCGGCGGCTGCGCCCTGCTTCCCGGCCTGACCGAGGCCCTGGAGGAGCAGCTCGACGTACAGGTTAGCATCGCCAACCCCTTCCCCAAGATGAAGGTGGGCGGCGGGGTCAAGCAGAACAGCCTCGATAAGGTGGCGCCCCGGTTGATGGTGGCCACGGGGCTCGCCCTCCGGAGCTTCGATCCGTGA
- a CDS encoding pilus assembly protein PilP encodes MSVPRTHMAVAGLAVLLAGCGNGQQDPVADLRALVERPAPPPDEDATQPLPEPVKTGEVTFRVLDRSPFQPLPALEDTKNQKAYQGPRPDKDRPREPLEQFALGSLRIVGTMQRGEKGWRAYVRAPDGIVYTVQTGDHMGQQYGQVQKIGASSVTVRELVPRGQGRWEPRERTVEIKSTGG; translated from the coding sequence GTGAGCGTGCCCCGCACCCATATGGCGGTGGCCGGTCTGGCTGTACTGTTGGCGGGCTGCGGCAACGGGCAGCAGGATCCGGTGGCGGATCTGCGGGCGCTCGTCGAGCGACCGGCGCCGCCACCCGACGAGGACGCCACGCAGCCCCTTCCCGAGCCGGTGAAGACCGGGGAGGTGACCTTCCGGGTCCTGGACCGCTCACCCTTCCAGCCCCTGCCCGCCCTGGAGGATACGAAGAACCAAAAGGCGTACCAGGGACCCCGGCCCGACAAGGACCGGCCGCGGGAGCCGCTGGAGCAGTTCGCCCTGGGCAGTCTGCGCATCGTCGGCACCATGCAGCGGGGCGAAAAGGGCTGGCGCGCCTACGTTCGGGCCCCGGACGGCATCGTCTACACCGTACAGACGGGCGATCACATGGGCCAGCAATACGGGCAGGTGCAGAAGATCGGCGCGAGCAGCGTGACCGTGCGGGAGCTTGTGCCGCGCGGCCAGGGGCGCTGGGAGCCGCGCGAACGCACCGTGGAGATCAAGTCTACAGGGGGATGA